Proteins found in one Chloroflexota bacterium genomic segment:
- a CDS encoding DNA glycosylase: protein MTTALAAAHVAVDQPLDLPLTLESGQAFRWHNDGGVWSGFIEGRLLTLERDADGLRVTFDPDAHPDAVRAVRDYFRLDDDLPAIYAHLCEDERLSAAVHQHWGLRILRQDPWECLIAFICSQNSNIPRIAKMQETLADTLGESVTLGALTRRAFPTPSALASAGETRLRELGLGYRAKYVAPTAEAVAAGGVDLHALRAVPYEDAKAALVALRGVGEKVADCVLLFALDQLDAAPIDRWVRRALEDWYLDGRRLSYRDLWAWTREAFGPYAGYAQQYLFFRRRETARTKGEAES, encoded by the coding sequence ATGACCACCGCACTCGCCGCCGCACACGTCGCCGTCGACCAGCCGCTTGACCTGCCGCTGACGCTGGAGAGCGGCCAGGCCTTTCGCTGGCACAACGACGGCGGCGTCTGGAGCGGTTTCATCGAGGGCCGGCTGCTGACGCTGGAGCGTGACGCCGACGGCCTCCGCGTCACCTTCGACCCCGACGCGCACCCCGACGCCGTCCGCGCCGTCCGCGACTACTTCCGCCTCGACGACGACCTCCCCGCCATCTACGCGCATCTCTGCGAGGACGAGCGGCTGTCGGCGGCCGTGCACCAGCACTGGGGGCTGCGCATCCTGCGGCAGGACCCGTGGGAGTGCCTCATCGCCTTCATCTGCTCGCAGAACTCCAACATCCCGCGCATCGCGAAAATGCAGGAGACGCTGGCGGACACGCTGGGGGAGTCCGTGACGCTCGGCGCCCTGACCCGCCGCGCGTTCCCGACGCCGTCCGCGCTGGCCTCGGCGGGCGAGACGCGCCTGCGCGAGCTTGGCCTCGGCTACCGGGCGAAGTACGTCGCGCCCACGGCGGAGGCCGTCGCCGCGGGCGGCGTGGACCTCCACGCGCTCCGCGCCGTGCCGTACGAGGACGCGAAGGCCGCGCTGGTGGCGTTGCGCGGCGTCGGCGAGAAGGTCGCCGACTGCGTCCTCCTCTTCGCGCTGGACCAACTGGACGCGGCGCCCATCGACCGCTGGGTGCGGCGCGCATTGGAAGACTGGTATCTCGACGGCCGGCGCCTCAGCTACCGCGATCTTTGGGCATGGACGCGCGAGGCATTCGGGCCGTACGCGGGCTACGCGCAGCAATACCTCTTCTTCCGCCGCCGTGAGACAGCGCGTACGAAGGGGGAGGCTGAGTCGTAG
- a CDS encoding MFS transporter — MLRPLARVPTFRSVVNRDWRTLWMAGHLWHLAFWMDLIVLGWLVLELTDSPLLVALVGTFRLIPLGVLGPIAGSVGDRLSKRRMLLFAQSINITATVGFTLVLLAGREQVWLVYTAAMLTGTAWAIDFPVRRAFIRDLLPGRFVVNAMAIDAASLTGMQMVGRWIGGGILAIADPTAAYGFLSLGYRVGFAALLRVPESAHGRVPAPPAGNPLVAVAKDLASGLVYVLRNPVLRNVFLVTVAINLFIAPYLQITPVFARDVFGVGPALLGIVSGMDGLGALIGTMVVASMVGLKRLGRLFIGGCLLLGFSVAVFSQVPAVELAIPVMIVVGFGVSGFVTMQTTISVLHASPEMRGRAMGAVALGIGGMPIGMALLGSLAEAYGAPMALGMTASTGLLLILAVAIFQPALRRAQ, encoded by the coding sequence ATGCTGCGGCCTTTAGCCCGCGTCCCGACGTTCCGTTCGGTCGTGAACCGCGACTGGCGTACGCTGTGGATGGCGGGCCACCTCTGGCACCTGGCGTTCTGGATGGACCTCATCGTCCTGGGTTGGCTGGTGCTGGAGCTGACCGACTCGCCGCTGCTGGTGGCGCTGGTGGGCACCTTTCGGCTCATCCCGCTGGGCGTTCTCGGCCCCATCGCTGGATCCGTAGGCGACCGGCTCTCCAAGAGGCGGATGCTGCTCTTCGCTCAGTCCATCAACATTACGGCCACGGTGGGCTTCACCCTCGTGCTGCTGGCGGGCCGGGAGCAGGTATGGCTGGTGTACACGGCAGCCATGCTGACCGGTACGGCATGGGCGATCGACTTCCCGGTGCGCCGGGCATTCATTCGCGACCTGCTTCCCGGCAGGTTCGTGGTGAACGCGATGGCCATCGACGCTGCGTCGCTGACGGGCATGCAGATGGTCGGGCGATGGATCGGCGGGGGCATTCTCGCCATCGCGGACCCGACGGCCGCCTACGGCTTCCTGTCCCTGGGCTACCGGGTGGGGTTTGCCGCGCTGCTCCGCGTACCGGAAAGCGCACATGGCCGAGTGCCCGCGCCGCCCGCCGGCAACCCTCTCGTCGCCGTGGCCAAGGACTTGGCGTCCGGGCTTGTGTACGTGCTGCGCAACCCCGTGTTGCGCAACGTCTTCCTGGTCACCGTGGCCATCAACCTCTTCATCGCGCCATACCTGCAGATCACACCGGTCTTCGCACGCGACGTCTTCGGCGTGGGACCGGCGCTGCTCGGCATCGTGAGCGGCATGGATGGCTTGGGCGCGCTGATCGGCACGATGGTCGTGGCGAGCATGGTGGGGTTGAAGCGGTTGGGGCGCCTCTTCATTGGCGGGTGCCTGCTGCTCGGATTCTCTGTCGCCGTGTTCAGCCAAGTTCCGGCGGTCGAGCTTGCTATACCGGTGATGATTGTCGTGGGCTTTGGCGTGTCGGGCTTCGTGACGATGCAAACGACGATATCCGTGCTGCACGCGAGCCCCGAGATGCGCGGCCGCGCGATGGGGGCGGTCGCGCTCGGCATCGGCGGGATGCCCATTGGCATGGCGCTGCTGGGGTCGCTCGCCGAGGCCTATGGCGCGCCGATGGCCCTGGGCATGACGGCGTCGACCGGGCTCCTGCTGATTCTGGCTGTCGCGATCTTCCAGCCCGCGCTCCGCCGCGCGCAGTAG